One stretch of Candidatus Omnitrophota bacterium DNA includes these proteins:
- a CDS encoding bifunctional riboflavin kinase/FAD synthetase, producing the protein MRVIYGLRGFKKFAKAAVLAIGVFDGLHIGHIKIIKKAVRDAKRLKIKSVVLTFDPHPIKILCPKNSGVPSLISVNHRIKLIEKLGVDILVVMNFNRALAVLAPGDFVKKLLVRKLGVREVCVGENFYFGKGGAAGVKDLDKLGRSFGFKVSVVKPVRIGRAIVSSSLIRKLITSGELRKASKLLGRRVSALGTVISGARLARELGYPTANLNPHHEVIPPGGVYAVFVRFKGKTYKGVLNIGLRPTFYSPRDRESAVEVHIFDFKEKIYGHDLEVFFVKKLRDEVAFAGKNGLVKQIKKDEKAARNALKRASIDCS; encoded by the coding sequence ATGAGAGTGATTTACGGTTTACGCGGCTTCAAAAAATTCGCTAAAGCAGCGGTGCTTGCCATAGGCGTCTTCGATGGCCTCCATATAGGCCATATAAAGATAATAAAGAAAGCCGTGCGCGACGCGAAGAGGCTTAAGATAAAAAGCGTGGTCCTGACATTCGATCCGCACCCTATAAAAATCCTGTGCCCGAAAAACTCGGGGGTTCCCAGCCTCATTTCGGTGAATCATAGAATAAAGCTTATAGAAAAACTCGGCGTGGATATTCTGGTGGTCATGAACTTCAACCGCGCGCTGGCAGTCCTCGCGCCTGGAGATTTTGTAAAAAAATTGCTGGTAAGAAAGCTTGGCGTAAGGGAAGTATGCGTCGGGGAAAATTTTTACTTTGGCAAAGGGGGCGCTGCCGGCGTTAAGGACCTGGATAAGCTCGGCAGATCATTCGGTTTCAAGGTCAGCGTTGTAAAGCCGGTAAGAATAGGCCGCGCTATCGTGAGCTCAAGCCTTATAAGAAAGTTGATAACTTCGGGCGAGCTTCGCAAGGCATCAAAATTATTAGGCAGGAGAGTCTCCGCGCTGGGCACGGTCATCAGCGGCGCGCGCCTTGCCAGAGAGCTGGGATATCCTACAGCTAATCTTAATCCGCATCACGAGGTCATTCCGCCTGGAGGCGTTTATGCCGTATTTGTGAGATTTAAAGGGAAGACGTATAAAGGCGTGCTCAATATCGGCCTTAGACCCACATTCTATTCACCAAGAGACCGGGAGAGCGCGGTAGAGGTTCATATATTTGATTTTAAGGAGAAGATCTACGGGCATGACCTGGAGGTGTTCTTTGTCAAAAAATTAAGAGATGAGGTGGCTTTTGCCGGTAAGAATGGGCTGGTGAAACAGATTAAAAAGGATGAAAAGGCGGCAAGAAACGCATTGAAAAGGGCAAGTATAGATTGTTCTTGA
- the infB gene encoding translation initiation factor IF-2, translating to MVKKSAEKDTKGTKEKVKKPATKKKLAAKAKASAAASIEKKKPVAKTPAVVPAAKKRVVHPKTAIKNDNVIAKEAEAAVAVSVKPKPISKPEIKKEEKAYVKTEISAAPPQAQKPEALKVAEKSQEIKAGPSSVKETVVEKTAAVVPEVREAKVLEFDLPIPLKDFAVKLGVKPNEIILDLMGKNIFATINQSLGEELVVNLLKARGIEFRKPPKIEEQVSKEHTEMESKQDVRHITARPPVVTFMGHVDHGKTSLLDFIRKTRVADKEKGGITQHIGAYEVRLKNGSVTFLDTPGHEAFTAMRARGANATDIVVLVVAADDGVMPQTKEALDHARAASVTIVVALNKCDLPSANIDKVKGQLSQIGLSPEDWGGKTIVLPVSAKTGEGVDELLEMLLLEAELLELKANPELRARGVVIEGKLSSAQGPVATVLVKNGTLRLGDMILTGMHYGRVKAMMDHTGTRVKAAPPSKPVTILGLSGVPMAGDEFFVVRDEKKARILSTLKQDEARSHKLKMSHRVTLEDFYSKMKEGVAKELDILLKGDVQGSVEALKASLLELNTKDVKVTIIHADVGNVTESDVMLAVASNAIIMGFNVKIDEGAADLAVKEDIEIKSYNIIYEAIEDVRAAMEGLLAPVEKEIFVGRAIVKQPFRVTKVGTIAGSQVVRGKIVRAGIAKLIRDKQVVYEGKISSLKRFKDDVREVNEGVECGIGLSGHDDIRTGDLIEIYQIEKIARRLDARR from the coding sequence ATGGTAAAAAAGAGCGCGGAAAAAGATACTAAGGGGACGAAGGAAAAGGTTAAGAAGCCCGCCACGAAGAAGAAGCTTGCAGCTAAAGCCAAGGCGTCCGCAGCCGCATCCATCGAGAAAAAGAAGCCCGTGGCTAAGACGCCTGCGGTCGTGCCTGCCGCGAAGAAGAGGGTTGTCCATCCAAAAACGGCGATTAAAAACGACAATGTGATAGCGAAAGAGGCCGAAGCCGCAGTAGCGGTAAGCGTGAAACCAAAACCCATTTCGAAGCCGGAGATAAAGAAAGAAGAGAAGGCTTATGTTAAAACGGAAATAAGCGCGGCACCGCCTCAGGCCCAAAAGCCTGAAGCCCTCAAGGTAGCTGAGAAATCGCAGGAGATCAAGGCCGGCCCATCTTCAGTTAAGGAGACGGTTGTTGAAAAAACGGCAGCTGTGGTGCCCGAAGTCCGTGAAGCGAAAGTATTGGAATTCGACCTGCCTATACCGCTAAAAGATTTTGCCGTAAAATTGGGCGTGAAACCTAATGAGATAATACTGGATCTGATGGGCAAAAATATATTTGCTACGATAAATCAGAGTTTAGGCGAAGAGCTTGTTGTAAACCTGTTAAAGGCGAGAGGCATAGAGTTCAGGAAACCCCCTAAGATAGAAGAGCAGGTTTCAAAAGAACATACCGAAATGGAGTCAAAGCAGGACGTGCGCCATATTACCGCAAGGCCTCCGGTCGTTACATTCATGGGGCACGTTGACCATGGAAAGACAAGCCTTCTAGATTTCATCCGGAAGACCCGTGTTGCGGACAAGGAGAAGGGCGGCATTACGCAGCATATAGGCGCATATGAAGTGCGGTTGAAGAACGGCTCGGTCACATTCCTGGACACTCCCGGCCACGAGGCTTTTACGGCGATGAGAGCGCGGGGGGCCAATGCGACTGATATCGTAGTCCTTGTGGTTGCCGCTGACGATGGTGTTATGCCTCAGACCAAAGAGGCCCTGGACCACGCCAGGGCGGCCAGTGTCACGATAGTGGTCGCGCTTAATAAGTGTGATCTTCCTTCGGCAAATATCGATAAAGTCAAAGGTCAGCTAAGCCAGATCGGGCTTAGCCCGGAGGATTGGGGCGGGAAGACTATAGTGCTGCCGGTATCGGCCAAGACCGGGGAGGGAGTGGACGAACTGCTCGAGATGCTGCTCTTAGAAGCGGAGCTTCTGGAATTGAAAGCTAATCCCGAGCTCAGGGCAAGAGGCGTTGTTATAGAAGGGAAACTCTCCAGCGCTCAAGGGCCGGTCGCGACGGTGCTTGTGAAGAACGGAACTCTCCGGCTAGGGGACATGATACTCACAGGTATGCATTACGGCCGCGTTAAGGCGATGATGGACCATACGGGAACCCGTGTAAAAGCGGCTCCGCCGTCAAAGCCCGTTACGATACTTGGATTATCCGGCGTTCCGATGGCCGGAGATGAGTTCTTCGTAGTGAGGGACGAAAAGAAGGCGAGGATCCTTTCGACTCTGAAGCAGGATGAGGCCAGGAGCCATAAACTGAAGATGTCGCATCGTGTTACGCTCGAGGACTTTTATTCGAAGATGAAAGAGGGAGTGGCAAAAGAACTGGATATACTTCTTAAGGGTGATGTGCAGGGGTCCGTCGAGGCGCTGAAGGCTTCGCTCTTAGAGTTAAACACCAAAGATGTTAAAGTCACGATCATCCATGCTGACGTCGGGAATGTCACCGAGTCGGACGTGATGCTTGCTGTGGCGTCAAACGCTATCATCATGGGATTCAACGTGAAGATCGATGAAGGCGCGGCGGATCTGGCGGTGAAAGAAGATATAGAGATAAAGAGCTACAATATAATATACGAAGCGATAGAGGACGTAAGGGCCGCTATGGAAGGGCTGCTTGCGCCTGTAGAGAAAGAGATATTTGTAGGAAGAGCTATTGTTAAACAGCCCTTCAGGGTAACGAAGGTCGGCACCATAGCGGGCAGCCAGGTCGTGAGAGGTAAGATCGTCCGCGCAGGCATTGCCAAGCTCATCCGCGATAAACAGGTTGTGTATGAGGGCAAGATCTCCTCTCTTAAGAGGTTTAAGGATGACGTGCGCGAAGTCAACGAAGGCGTTGAGTGCGGAATAGGGCTGTCCGGACATGACGATATAAGAACCGGCGACCTTATAGAGATCTACCAGATCGAGAAGATCGCCCGCAGACTAGACGCTAGAAGGTAA
- the nusA gene encoding transcription termination factor NusA: protein MNNAELLSVLENIEREKGISKEFLFKAIESAMSSAAKKIIGSKEAEVTAVIDRSTGELKIISEGKEIKSAELGRISAQTAKQVIMQKIREAERDIIFDDYQKRAGSITNGTVHRFEKGDIIVDLGKTEAVLPKSQQSPKDRYKQGDRVRAYILEVNKTSHGPQIVLSRSDAAFVKKLFEIEVPEIADGIVEVKAVAREAGERTKFAVWSKDDKVDAVGACVGMRGQRVKDIVRELQGERVDIIRWSDDLKEYVKAAVSPAEISEIKIDKEHKKVEVIVADDQLSIGIGKHGQNIRLASKLVGWEMDIRGKGESAKAIFGDKKSKAEAALESPGAEGGGEEAKPQTKLTDIDGIGPRIQRTLIAAGYDTIEKIKCLTIEDLTQVEGIGKKTAEKIIKSAKEI from the coding sequence ATGAATAATGCGGAGTTATTGAGCGTACTGGAGAATATAGAGCGTGAGAAGGGGATATCGAAGGAGTTCCTCTTTAAGGCGATAGAGTCCGCAATGTCAAGCGCGGCAAAGAAGATCATTGGCTCTAAAGAAGCCGAAGTCACGGCGGTTATAGACCGGTCTACCGGCGAGCTGAAGATAATCAGCGAGGGCAAAGAGATAAAAAGCGCCGAATTGGGCAGGATCTCCGCTCAAACAGCGAAACAGGTTATAATGCAGAAGATCCGCGAGGCCGAACGCGATATAATATTCGATGACTACCAGAAGAGGGCTGGCAGTATAACCAATGGCACCGTCCATAGGTTCGAGAAGGGTGATATCATTGTAGATCTTGGAAAGACTGAGGCGGTCCTTCCTAAGTCACAGCAGTCGCCAAAGGACCGCTATAAACAGGGCGACAGGGTCCGCGCCTACATCTTAGAGGTCAATAAAACCTCGCATGGTCCGCAGATAGTCTTATCGAGATCGGACGCGGCCTTCGTAAAAAAATTGTTCGAAATAGAGGTGCCTGAGATAGCTGACGGAATAGTAGAGGTAAAGGCGGTGGCCAGGGAAGCGGGCGAAAGGACTAAGTTTGCGGTCTGGTCGAAGGACGATAAGGTAGACGCTGTGGGCGCCTGTGTGGGAATGAGAGGACAGCGCGTTAAAGACATCGTAAGAGAACTGCAGGGCGAGAGAGTCGATATTATACGCTGGAGCGATGATCTGAAGGAGTATGTGAAAGCCGCAGTCTCCCCCGCTGAGATATCCGAGATAAAGATAGATAAGGAGCACAAGAAGGTAGAGGTTATAGTAGCCGATGACCAGCTTTCTATCGGAATAGGAAAACATGGCCAGAACATAAGGCTTGCCTCAAAGCTTGTGGGATGGGAGATGGATATCAGAGGTAAGGGAGAGAGCGCAAAAGCGATATTCGGCGATAAGAAGTCAAAGGCGGAGGCGGCACTCGAATCCCCCGGCGCCGAAGGCGGCGGAGAAGAGGCGAAACCCCAGACCAAACTTACGGACATAGACGGCATAGGTCCCAGGATCCAGAGGACCTTGATCGCGGCCGGATATGACACGATTGAGAAGATAAAATGCCTTACCATCGAGGATCTTACACAAGTCGAGGGTATAGGCAAAAAAACAGCTGAGAAGATAATAAAGTCAGCGAAAGAGATATAA
- the truB gene encoding tRNA pseudouridine(55) synthase TruB, which yields MENIDGILIVDKPQGMTSHDVVDVVRRLYGTRKVGHAGTLDPMATGVLIMLIGKATKVSQDLSAEEKEYDATLVLGARSATGDAWGKLDRSEGPVDFTDDEIRAVFKQFEGEIEQTPPAYSAKKINGVKMYHLARKGKSIEARPQKISIKKISISKIALPEVSFELTCSKGTYVRQLCIDIGELLGCGGYLSALERRRSGRFTMSQANSLEELKKMNPAQLAERVLPV from the coding sequence ATGGAGAATATAGACGGGATATTGATTGTAGACAAGCCGCAGGGCATGACGAGCCATGACGTTGTCGATGTCGTCCGCAGGCTCTATGGAACGAGGAAGGTGGGGCATGCGGGTACGCTCGACCCTATGGCGACCGGTGTCCTGATAATGCTTATTGGCAAGGCCACCAAAGTCTCGCAGGATCTCAGCGCCGAAGAGAAAGAGTATGATGCGACGCTTGTCTTAGGCGCGCGATCCGCTACGGGAGACGCCTGGGGTAAACTGGACCGTTCCGAAGGGCCGGTCGATTTTACCGATGACGAGATCAGGGCTGTCTTCAAACAATTTGAAGGTGAAATCGAGCAGACCCCTCCGGCCTATTCCGCAAAAAAGATCAACGGCGTAAAGATGTATCATCTCGCGCGGAAAGGCAAAAGTATTGAGGCCAGGCCGCAGAAGATATCGATAAAAAAGATATCCATATCGAAGATCGCTCTCCCCGAAGTCTCATTTGAACTCACCTGTTCAAAGGGTACTTATGTAAGGCAGCTCTGTATTGATATAGGAGAGCTTTTAGGCTGCGGCGGATATCTCTCGGCCCTGGAGCGCAGGCGCTCCGGGCGATTTACGATGAGCCAGGCGAATTCGCTGGAAGAACTGAAGAAGATGAACCCCGCGCAGTTGGCGGAGAGGGTGCTGCCCGTATGA
- a CDS encoding bifunctional oligoribonuclease/PAP phosphatase NrnA: MMQEVIEAIKKHKKFLISAHINPEGDSLCSQLAMKELLIAIGKEAAIVNNDPVPEHYKFLPGIDKLSTDLTKKVDFDAVLILDCPTLKRVGSVAGIIGKGKTIINIDHHISSERFGDVNWVDANASSTGEMVYKLFKEMSVPLTKGIALSIYIAILTDTGSFNYDNTSAITHEIAGDLLGYGLEPGSVSESVYERRTLTDIKLLGLVLSTLKVNETGEVAYLEITRKMVSETGADVTKSEGFINYARSIEGIKVAVLFKEDLKDKNKINISFRSKGRADVNRIASSFGGGGHVKASGCILEGTLADIEAKVIAKVEESLKRR, from the coding sequence ATGATGCAGGAAGTGATAGAGGCGATAAAGAAACATAAGAAATTTCTCATCAGCGCCCATATAAACCCGGAAGGCGATTCCCTCTGCAGTCAGCTCGCTATGAAGGAGCTCCTGATAGCCATAGGCAAGGAAGCCGCGATAGTTAATAATGATCCTGTGCCGGAGCACTACAAATTTCTGCCGGGAATAGACAAACTTTCGACGGATTTGACTAAAAAGGTGGATTTCGACGCGGTCCTGATCCTGGATTGTCCGACCCTGAAAAGGGTGGGCAGCGTAGCCGGCATTATAGGTAAGGGCAAAACCATAATAAACATAGATCATCATATTTCGAGTGAGAGATTCGGCGATGTAAACTGGGTCGATGCCAATGCCAGCTCCACGGGTGAGATGGTATATAAGCTCTTTAAAGAGATGAGCGTGCCTCTAACTAAAGGTATCGCGCTCTCGATATATATAGCTATTCTGACGGATACAGGTTCATTTAACTACGATAACACATCCGCCATAACACATGAGATAGCGGGCGATCTTTTAGGATATGGCCTTGAGCCCGGGTCAGTTTCTGAAAGCGTCTATGAGCGCAGGACCCTGACCGATATAAAACTCCTCGGCCTTGTTCTGTCGACTCTGAAGGTCAATGAAACCGGTGAGGTAGCGTACCTCGAGATAACGCGAAAGATGGTTTCTGAAACGGGCGCCGATGTAACCAAGAGCGAAGGGTTTATCAACTATGCCCGTTCCATAGAGGGCATTAAAGTGGCGGTGCTATTTAAAGAGGACTTAAAGGATAAGAATAAGATAAATATCAGCTTTCGCTCCAAAGGAAGGGCCGATGTCAACAGGATCGCGTCATCTTTCGGCGGCGGAGGACATGTGAAAGCTTCCGGTTGTATCCTCGAAGGCACCCTCGCCGATATCGAAGCCAAAGTCATCGCTAAGGTCGAAGAATCGCTAAAGCGCAGATAA
- a CDS encoding ribosome maturation factor RimP, with the protein MMDSTNIIERTKELIGPYLKENGIEPVDITYRRESGGMILRLLVDTPEGIRIDECEAVNNALSELLDKEDFIGEHYVIEVSSPGLDRPIKTNRDFERSMGKELEVATFYPIDGRKLHIGCLAGMNQGEIVLEANGISTMIPRDKIAIAKLHIEF; encoded by the coding sequence ATGATGGACTCGACAAACATAATTGAGCGGACAAAAGAACTGATTGGGCCGTATTTAAAGGAAAACGGCATCGAACCGGTCGATATAACATACAGGCGCGAGTCAGGCGGCATGATCCTGAGGCTTTTGGTGGATACGCCTGAGGGCATACGCATAGATGAATGCGAGGCCGTGAATAACGCCTTGAGCGAACTGCTCGATAAAGAAGATTTTATCGGTGAACATTATGTCATAGAGGTATCCTCACCCGGCCTCGATAGACCTATCAAGACCAATAGGGATTTTGAGCGTTCGATGGGCAAGGAGTTAGAAGTGGCAACATTTTATCCTATAGACGGGCGCAAACTGCATATAGGTTGTCTGGCTGGTATGAATCAGGGAGAGATTGTTTTGGAGGCTAATGGTATCAGCACTATGATACCGCGTGACAAGATAGCTATAGCTAAGCTGCATATAGAATTCTAA